A stretch of the Nicotiana tabacum cultivar K326 chromosome 6, ASM71507v2, whole genome shotgun sequence genome encodes the following:
- the LOC142181678 gene encoding uncharacterized protein LOC142181678 encodes MHFVVRTDHHSLKYLLEQKVTFALQQKGLTKLLGLDYEVQYKKGAENRVVDAFSRQQEDSECHIGQSQGTLQAISVSVPSWMQEITHSYKGDSKATEVISQTTVTLQGPNIWHYTSSILRRKGKIYIGTNGDLKTQLISTFYDSPIGGRSGQLGTLKRLSQVFYWPRIK; translated from the coding sequence ATGCATTTTGTGGTTAGAACTGACCACCATAGCTTGAAATACCTCCTGGAACAAAAAGTTACTTTTGCTTTACAACAGAAGGGATTGACCAAGTTACTTGGGCTGGATTATGAAGTACAGTACAAGAAAGGGGCTGAAAATAGGGTAGTTGATGCCTTCTCTAGGCAACAGGAAGATTCAGAATGTCACATAGGCCAATCTCAAGGAACATTGCAGGCAATCAGTGTCTCAGTTCCTTCTTGGATGCAGGAGATAACACACAGTTATAAAGGAGACTCTAAAGCTACAGAAGTGATCAGTCAGACAACAGTAACTCTACAAGGACCTAACATTTGGCATTACACTTCTAGCATACTCAGAAGAAAGGGAAAGATCTATATTGGTACTAATGGCGATCTCAAAACTCAGCTGATCTCCACATTCTATGATTCTCCTATAGGTGGACGTTCAGGACAGCTTGGAACTCTAAAAAGGTTATCACAGGTGTTCTATTGGCCTAGAATAAAGTAG
- the LOC142181677 gene encoding putative mitochondrial protein AtMg00860 yields MRLEDAYKIAFRTHLGYYEFNVMIFGLTNASATFQSLMNQVFQPFLRKFVLVFFDDILIYNLAERDHVTHLIAVFASLKEHSLFAKKSKCSFGQSKVEYLGHIITAEGASTDPSKIQAMLDWPRPNSVRALRVFLGLTGYCRKYIANYEIICRPLIDLLKRDAFKWNDEADLAFTTLKKAISSTLVLALPDYIKEFIVETYASQGGIGVVLMQEGRLITYFSKVLYQRHRGNSIYEKEYMDLLNAVDK; encoded by the coding sequence ATGAGGTTAGAAGATGCATATAAGATAGCTTTCAGAACTCATTTAGGCTATTATGAGTTCAATGTGATGATATTTGGATTAACAAATGCATCAGCTACCTTTCAATCTTTGATGAATCAGGTTTTTCAACCTTTCCTTCGAAAGTTTGTATTGGTCTTTTTTGATGACATCCTTATTTACAATTTAGCTGAAAGAGATCATGTGACTCATCTAATTGCTGTCTTTGCTTCCTTAAAGGAACATTCCTTATTTGCTAAAAAGTCTAAATGCTCATTTGGTCAGTCTAAAGTTGAGTACTTAGGACATATCATAACTGCTGAAGGAGCGTCTACTGATCCATCTAAAATACAAGCTATGCTCGACTGGCCTAGACCAAACTCAGTGAGGGCACTTAGGGTATTCTTGGGATTGACTGGATACTGTAGGAAGTATATTGCTAACTATGAAATCATTTGTAGACCCTTAATTGACTTACTCAAAAGGGATGCTTTTAAATGGAATGATGAAGCTGATCTAGCCTTTACAACTCTCAAGAAAGCTATATCTTCTACACTAGTGTTGGCCTTACCTGACTACATTAAGGAGTTCATAGTGGAGACATATGCCAGTCAAGGTGGCATTGGAGTTGTGCTTATGCAAGAGGGTAGACTAATAACCTATTTTAGCAAGGTTTTGTATCAAAGGCACAGGGGTAACTCAATCTATGAGAAGGAGTATATGGACTTGTTGAATGCAGTTGACAAGTGA
- the LOC142181679 gene encoding uncharacterized protein LOC142181679, whose translation MADCCKMVVQHQLPHQPAMHPFEALYGYTPPQLSLGPLLETVLQGAEDTVMRRQQMQQLLKDNLIKAQERMKYYADKRSSDREFQVGDMVYLKLQPYRQTSLVLRKNLKLSSRYYGPYKILARVGIVAYKLDLPPESKVHPVFHVYILKRKVDNRAVVQTTLPITGKDGQFLVKTMAILQRQLIKRNNAVVVSVLVQWSNLPPEDATWEDYQFIKAKFPNFDSNP comes from the coding sequence ATGGCTGACTGCTGCAAAATGGTGGTACAACACCAACTTCCACACCAGCCTGCAATGCACCcctttgaggccttgtatggttaCACTCCCCCTCAACTATCCTTAGGACCCTTATTGGAGACAGTGTTACAAGGTGCTGAAGATACAGTGATGAGAAGGCAACAGATGCAACAACTATTGAAAGACAACCTCATTAAAGCTCAAGAAAGGATGAAATACTATGCTGACAAAAGAAGTTCAGATAGGGAATTCCAAGTGGGTGACATGGTCTATTTGAAACTGCAACCTTATAGACAAACATCCCTTGTATTGAGAAAGAACCTAAAACTGAGCTCTAGGTATTATGGCCCCTATAAGATTCTGGCTAGAGTTGGTATAGTGGCTTACAAATTAGACCTTCCTCCTGAATCCAAAGTCCACCCTGTGTTCCATGTCTATATACTCAAGAGGAAGGTGGATAATAGAGCGGTAGTGCAGACCACTCTGCCTATCACGGGTAAAGATGGCCAATTCTTAGTAAAGACAATGGCAATTCTACAAAGGCAGCTAATAAAGAGGAACAATGCTGTTGTGGTTAGTGTATTGGTGCAATGGTCAAATCTACCTCCAGAAGATGCCACGTGGGAGGATTATCAGTTCATCAAAGCCAAGTTTCCAAACTTCGACTCCAACCCTTGA